A window of the Bufo gargarizans isolate SCDJY-AF-19 chromosome 1, ASM1485885v1, whole genome shotgun sequence genome harbors these coding sequences:
- the LOC122928632 gene encoding protein S100-P-like: MSDLETAMALFIGVFDHFACSEGKKDTLSKGEFKALLEKELPGLMKNAKGKDECGQLLKDLDENKDNEVDFKEFLIFIAALTYLGHERFQQTCKK; encoded by the exons ATGAGTGACCTGGAAACCGCAATGGCTCTATTCATCGGTGTCTTTGACCATTTTGCCTGTAGTGAGGGCAAAAAAGACACTTTATCCAAAGGGGAATTTAAGGCTCTGCTGGAGAAGGAACTGCCTGGACTCATGAAG AATGCGAAAGGTAAAGACGAGTGTGGCCAGCTTCTAAAGGACCTGGATGAAAATAAAGACAATGAAGTGGATTTTAAGgaatttttaatatttattgCTGCGCTCACCTATCTGGGGCACGAAAGATTTCAACAAACgtgtaaaaaataa